In one Fusarium falciforme chromosome 5, complete sequence genomic region, the following are encoded:
- a CDS encoding Cytochrome b5 heme-binding domain-containing protein — MSGKFEPKVPVNLDPPKDDPISPEELAAADGRDGGKCYVAIKGKVYDVTGNKAYQPGGSYNVFAGKDASRALGKTSTKPEDARPDWQDLDDKEKGVLNDWVTFFSKRYNVVGVVEGATNMD, encoded by the exons ATGTCTGGAAAGTTCGAGCCCAAGGTCCCCGTGAACCTGGATCCCCCCAAGGACGATCCCATCTCTCCGGAGGAGCTTGCTGCAGCTGACG GAAGAGATGGCGGCAAGTGCTACGTGGCCATCAAG GGCAAGGTCTACGATGTCACGGGCAACAAGGCCTACCAACCAGGAGGATCATACAATG TCTTTGCTGGCAAGGACGCCTCAAGGGCGCTGGGAAAGACCTCGACCAAGCCCGAGGACGCGCGCCCAGACTGGCAGGATCTGGATGATAAGGAAAAGGGCGTCCTCAACGACTGGGTCACTTTCTTCTCCAAGCGGTACAACGTCGTCGGCGTCGTGGAGGGCGCCACAAACATGGATTGA